The Macaca nemestrina isolate mMacNem1 chromosome 6, mMacNem.hap1, whole genome shotgun sequence genome window below encodes:
- the LOC105499496 gene encoding ubiquitin-conjugating enzyme E2 N-like has protein sequence MAGLPRRIIKETQCLLVEPVPGIKAEPDESNAHYFHVVIAGPQDSPSEGGTFKLELFLPEEYPMAAPKVRFMTKVYHPNVDKLGRICLDILKDKWSPALQIRTVLLSIQALLSAPNPDDPLANDEAEQWKTNEAQAIETARAWTRLYAMSNI, from the coding sequence ATGGCTGGGCTGCCCCGCAGGATCATCAAGGAAACCCAGTGTTTGCTGGTAGAACCAGTTCCTGGCATCAAAGCAGAACCAGATGAGAGCAATGCCCATTATTTTCATGTGGTCATTGCTGGCCCTCAAGATTCCCCCTCTGAGGGAGGGACTTTTAAACTTGAACTATTCCTTCCTGAAGAATACCCAATGGCAGCCCCTAAAGTACGTTTCATGACCAAAGTTTATCATCCTAATGTAGACAAGTTGGGAAGAATATGTTTAGATATTTTGAAAGATAAGTGGTCCCCAGCACTGCAGATCCGCACAGTTCTGCTATCTATCCAGGCCTTGTTAAGTGCTCCCAATCCAGATGATCCATTAGCAAATGATGAAGCGGAGCAGTGGAAGACCAACGAAGCCCAAGCCATAGAAACAGCTAGAGCATGGACTAGGCTATATGCCATGAGTAATATTTAA